From a region of the uncultured Draconibacterium sp. genome:
- a CDS encoding TonB-dependent receptor yields MNKIIIICLFFFGFALNVVAQDDTETVVVSGVVADSNDETLIGVNIYVADMPGMGTITDAEGKYEIEVPQYKKLTFSYIGYENFEVLIKEQTVVNVTMNESEDSMLEEVVVTGTGAQRKVSVTGAITTIDVEELKSSSASNVSNALAGNVPGVMAWTTSGQPGQNRSEFWIRGISTFGAGASAYVLVDGFERDMNDLNIEDIESFTVLKDASATAIYGSKGANGVILITTKRGAAGKVNIDVKVESSYNTRTMTPEFVNGNTYASLLNESRITRNQEPVYQPEELEILRLGLDPDLYPNVDWKDLLLKDGAMSKRANINISGGGATARYYVSASYLEEEGMYNTDAGLVGDYNTNANYNRWTYRLNTDMNITKTTLLKVGVSGTLGRRNSPGLGDNDVWGELFGYSPISTPVMYSNGYVPALGEGERTNPWVSATQTGFNENWNNRIQTNVSLEQDFEWLLKGLRFTGRFGYDTNNNNSIRRLKWPEQWKAERARNADGDLVFTHISDPAEMHQESSSSGDRREFLDLRFNWDRTIKDHHLSGTLKYTQDAYIRTQNLGEDIKNGVSKRNQGLAGRVAYNWKLKYFVDYNFGYTGSENFAVGHQFGYFPAYSLAWNVAEENFVKSNMSWINMFKIRYSHGKVGNDDMGDERFPYLYTIGDQYRNDDDNLVDVSGYQWADYNFSNSYDGMRFLQVASPYVTWEVATKDDLGLDISLFDNKFSANVDYFKEERTGIYMKRNYLPAMVGLESVPKANVGAVSSEGFDGRFAYNEKIGEVNMTFRGNFTYSKNEILERDEENSVYPYQQEKGYRVDQSRGLIALGLFEDYDDIRNSPKQTFGDYQPGDIKYKDVNGDGVIDNGDEVAIGATRRPNLIYGAGVSANWKGLDVNVLFQGAGKSTFTLTGKSVFAFSEGDWGVPFKDMMSSDRWISADISGDPATENPNASYPRLSYGENANNFRSSTYWLRNGSYLRLKNVDFGYTIPKRIVNRYHLNKLRIFVRGTNLITWSDFKLWDPEMGSRNGEKYPLTKSVTLGLSINL; encoded by the coding sequence ATGAATAAGATAATAATTATATGTCTCTTTTTCTTCGGCTTTGCATTAAATGTAGTTGCCCAGGATGATACGGAGACTGTCGTAGTCTCAGGTGTGGTAGCCGATAGTAATGATGAGACTTTAATCGGTGTTAATATTTATGTGGCCGACATGCCTGGTATGGGTACCATTACCGATGCAGAAGGAAAATACGAGATAGAAGTTCCTCAGTATAAAAAACTGACCTTCTCTTATATTGGATACGAAAATTTTGAGGTCTTGATTAAGGAACAGACGGTTGTCAACGTTACAATGAATGAATCTGAAGACAGTATGTTGGAAGAGGTTGTGGTAACCGGTACAGGTGCTCAACGAAAAGTTTCGGTTACCGGAGCTATTACAACCATTGATGTGGAGGAATTAAAATCTTCTTCTGCCAGCAATGTATCAAATGCATTGGCCGGAAATGTACCCGGTGTAATGGCATGGACAACATCTGGTCAGCCGGGGCAAAACCGGTCTGAATTCTGGATTCGCGGTATTTCTACTTTCGGAGCCGGGGCCAGTGCTTATGTATTGGTTGATGGTTTTGAACGCGATATGAATGACCTGAACATTGAAGATATTGAATCTTTTACGGTATTAAAAGATGCCTCGGCAACTGCAATTTATGGTTCGAAAGGTGCCAACGGCGTTATCCTTATTACAACAAAAAGGGGAGCAGCAGGTAAAGTAAATATCGATGTAAAAGTGGAATCTTCATACAACACACGGACTATGACTCCTGAGTTTGTGAATGGAAACACTTATGCAAGCTTACTAAATGAATCTCGTATAACCCGTAACCAGGAGCCGGTTTACCAGCCAGAAGAGTTAGAGATTTTGCGTTTGGGCCTCGATCCTGACCTGTACCCGAATGTAGACTGGAAAGACCTGTTATTGAAAGACGGTGCCATGAGCAAACGTGCTAACATAAACATCAGCGGAGGTGGAGCAACAGCACGGTATTATGTCTCAGCCAGTTATTTGGAAGAGGAGGGAATGTACAACACCGATGCAGGTCTTGTGGGCGACTACAATACAAACGCAAATTACAATCGTTGGACTTATCGTTTAAACACTGACATGAATATTACCAAAACAACTTTATTGAAAGTTGGTGTTTCCGGAACTTTGGGTCGACGCAACAGCCCGGGATTGGGCGATAACGATGTTTGGGGAGAACTGTTTGGTTATTCGCCAATTAGTACACCGGTAATGTATTCGAACGGTTATGTTCCTGCACTGGGAGAAGGAGAGCGGACTAACCCATGGGTATCAGCTACACAAACCGGTTTTAACGAGAACTGGAATAACCGGATTCAAACCAATGTTTCGCTGGAACAGGATTTTGAATGGCTCTTAAAAGGTTTAAGGTTTACCGGACGTTTTGGATATGATACCAATAATAATAATAGCATACGACGCTTAAAATGGCCCGAACAGTGGAAAGCCGAAAGAGCCCGGAATGCAGATGGAGACCTTGTTTTTACGCATATTTCTGATCCTGCAGAAATGCACCAGGAAAGTAGCTCATCAGGAGATCGCAGGGAATTCCTGGATCTAAGATTCAACTGGGATCGTACAATCAAAGATCACCACCTTAGTGGAACATTAAAATATACGCAAGATGCCTATATCAGAACTCAAAACCTGGGTGAGGACATTAAAAATGGAGTGTCGAAACGAAACCAGGGATTGGCAGGTCGTGTAGCTTACAACTGGAAATTGAAGTATTTTGTTGATTACAACTTTGGATATACCGGTTCAGAGAACTTTGCTGTTGGGCATCAGTTCGGTTACTTTCCGGCTTATTCGCTGGCATGGAACGTGGCTGAAGAAAACTTTGTAAAGTCCAATATGAGTTGGATTAATATGTTTAAAATTCGTTATTCGCACGGTAAGGTTGGTAACGATGATATGGGTGATGAACGATTCCCATACCTTTATACGATTGGTGATCAGTATAGGAATGATGATGATAATCTTGTTGATGTAAGTGGTTATCAATGGGCAGATTACAACTTTAGTAATTCTTACGATGGAATGCGGTTTTTGCAAGTGGCATCTCCATACGTAACCTGGGAGGTGGCTACCAAAGACGACCTTGGTTTAGATATTTCGTTGTTTGATAATAAGTTTAGTGCCAATGTAGATTACTTTAAAGAAGAGCGGACAGGTATTTACATGAAACGAAACTACCTTCCGGCAATGGTTGGTTTAGAGAGCGTTCCAAAAGCAAATGTGGGAGCTGTTAGTTCGGAAGGATTTGATGGCCGCTTTGCCTACAATGAAAAGATTGGAGAGGTAAACATGACATTTCGCGGTAACTTCACATACAGTAAAAATGAAATATTGGAGCGGGATGAAGAAAATAGCGTCTATCCGTATCAACAGGAAAAAGGATACCGTGTTGACCAGTCTCGCGGTTTAATTGCCCTGGGTTTATTTGAGGATTACGATGATATTCGCAATAGTCCGAAACAAACCTTTGGAGACTACCAGCCCGGCGACATTAAATACAAAGATGTAAACGGCGACGGTGTTATTGACAATGGCGACGAAGTAGCGATTGGTGCAACACGCCGACCAAACCTAATTTACGGAGCCGGTGTTTCTGCCAATTGGAAAGGACTTGATGTTAATGTATTGTTCCAGGGAGCAGGGAAATCTACTTTTACCCTCACAGGAAAATCAGTATTTGCCTTTAGCGAAGGAGACTGGGGAGTGCCTTTTAAAGATATGATGAGCTCTGATCGATGGATTTCTGCCGATATATCAGGCGATCCTGCCACCGAAAATCCAAATGCCTCATATCCGCGTTTAAGCTACGGAGAAAATGCCAATAACTTTAGGAGTTCTACTTACTGGTTAAGAAATGGATCTTACTTGCGTCTTAAGAATGTTGACTTTGGTTATACCATTCCTAAAAGGATTGTTAACCGATATCATCTTAACAAACTTCGAATTTTTGTTAGGGGTACAAATTTGATAACCTGGTCTGATTTTAAACTTTGGGATCCTGAAATGGGATCGAGAAACGGGGAGAAATATCCGCTTACAAAATCAGTTACCCTTGGTTTAAGTATTAACCTGTAA
- a CDS encoding IPT/TIG domain-containing protein: MRNLTIQAQRAVFWIAAMLVLGFSGCNEDGISLSTDFSDAEPYDPSRPIEITSFTPDSGGLGQRMVIYGENFGNNPDSIQVYIGGKKAKVIGVLGESIYCLVPRKAFSGAIEIFMGSRQEGEEPLAVADDKFKYQRKTIVSTLTGYKNERDDQGWNPGHFDEASGFRENCIMNYDPLNPDVLYISYDHGPGIYTLDFKDSTVTKLIDGSAVNNQRRLRGVSFTNDGQNMLVGHSQGNNNNPAVSIMSRANGFTDPQVLIRARGNQGVAVHPVDGQLYFSEFQTGTLRRYDVENSQLLGGTLGNKDYEDLFSIQDINWEFYLVIHPSGDYAYIIVINQHYILRTDYDWENKRFKTPFRVAGEPRVAAYADGVGTSARFSTPYSGVFVKNLDYAGTEDEYDFYITDRNNHAIRVLKPDGRVDTYAGRGSSSLDSDPWGYVEGDVRLEARFNQPTGIAYNEAEGTFYIADKQNRCIRKIEAE, translated from the coding sequence ATGAGAAACTTAACTATTCAGGCTCAAAGAGCAGTTTTTTGGATAGCAGCAATGCTTGTCCTGGGCTTTTCGGGCTGTAATGAAGACGGAATCTCTCTTAGCACTGATTTTTCAGATGCAGAACCGTATGATCCGTCCCGACCAATCGAGATTACAAGCTTTACACCTGATTCCGGAGGACTAGGCCAGCGTATGGTTATTTACGGCGAAAATTTTGGCAATAATCCCGATTCTATTCAGGTTTATATTGGCGGGAAAAAGGCTAAAGTTATTGGTGTTCTGGGAGAAAGTATTTATTGCCTTGTTCCAAGAAAGGCATTTAGCGGAGCCATTGAAATATTTATGGGCTCAAGGCAGGAAGGAGAGGAGCCGCTTGCTGTAGCTGACGACAAGTTTAAATATCAGCGAAAAACGATTGTTAGTACGCTAACGGGTTATAAAAATGAGCGCGACGATCAGGGGTGGAACCCTGGACATTTCGACGAAGCTTCCGGATTTCGTGAAAATTGTATTATGAATTATGATCCTCTAAATCCTGATGTGTTATACATTAGTTATGACCATGGCCCGGGAATATATACACTGGATTTTAAGGATAGTACCGTTACGAAGCTAATTGACGGTTCGGCAGTGAACAATCAACGCCGACTAAGAGGTGTAAGCTTCACAAACGACGGACAAAACATGCTGGTTGGACACTCTCAGGGAAATAACAATAATCCTGCAGTCTCAATTATGTCGCGGGCTAATGGTTTTACTGATCCACAGGTGCTAATCCGTGCGAGAGGTAACCAGGGTGTTGCCGTTCATCCGGTAGATGGACAATTGTATTTCAGCGAATTCCAAACGGGAACACTCCGACGTTATGATGTTGAAAACTCGCAGTTACTTGGTGGAACACTAGGAAATAAAGACTATGAAGACTTATTTTCAATTCAGGATATCAACTGGGAATTTTATTTGGTTATTCATCCCTCAGGAGATTATGCCTACATTATTGTAATTAATCAGCACTACATCCTTAGGACCGATTACGACTGGGAGAATAAGCGCTTCAAAACACCGTTTCGTGTTGCCGGGGAGCCAAGAGTAGCTGCTTATGCCGATGGTGTTGGAACGAGCGCTCGTTTCAGTACCCCTTATTCAGGCGTATTTGTGAAGAATCTTGATTATGCCGGTACCGAAGACGAATACGACTTCTATATTACAGATCGTAATAATCATGCCATTCGTGTATTAAAACCCGATGGAAGGGTGGATACTTATGCAGGTAGAGGTAGTTCAAGTCTTGATTCAGATCCGTGGGGTTATGTAGAAGGAGATGTTCGTTTGGAAGCCCGTTTTAATCAACCAACCGGGATCGCCTACAACGAAGCTGAAGGTACTTTCTACATTGCTGACAAACAGAACCGCTGTATACGGAAAATTGAAGCTGAATAA